The sequence GTGGGTCGCCGATCCGTTGCTGCAGCCCATAAAAAATCCCCCCGGGCAGGTATCCGGGGGGATGGACTGACGTTTCGCAGCCATCGTCGTCCGATTCCGTTCAGCTCAGAACCCCCATATGGGGGTAATCGTTGGATTTCAGTGGAAGCCGGTCCGCCATCACTGAAAGAGAGGCGCATTCGACCAGCGCCATCTGAGCGGGGGCAACTGAGGTCAGGCCTGCTCCTGGGTTTCAGGCTGGGCCTTCTCGCTTTGATGAGACTGACGAATAAAGCGCTTCCGCTGGGCGCTGTCCTCAGGACTTTGGTCCAAGGGAACAAGGTGCCAGCCACCGTTGAACCGCGTCTCTCTCTCTGGTGCTGTCATACGAAAAACCCCCCGATCCAAAAGAAGTGCGGGGGGTCGTCTTTCAGGCACCCCCCTTTCGGGGTTGGTGTCACTTTCGCCTTGCTCAAGGCCATCCAGATAGCCCCAAATAGGGACAACTCTCCTCTTCGGGAAAGGGAGGGATGCTGAGTCTTAGTTCAGGCAGGCCATCGGATGACGATTGCCCACCCCCAGAGCTTTGGCCACACCGGGATGGCAGACGGAGCCGCCGACGGTGTTCAGGCCTGAGACCAGTTCGGGCCGGTCGGTGACGGCTTCGATCAGGCCCCGCCCAGCGATCGCCAGGATGTAGGGAAGGGTGACGCTGACCAGGGCTTCGGTGGAGGTGTAGGGCACGGCGCCGGGCATGTTGCCGACGGCGTAGTGCTGTACGCCATGGATGGTGACCACCGGATCGGTGTGGGTCGTCTCCCGGCTGGTGGCGATGCAGCCCCCCTGGTCGATGGCGACATCAACGATGACGGAACCAGGCTGCATGCGTTGGACGAGCTCTTCGCTCACCAAGGTGGGTGCACGATCACCCGGTCGCAGCACCGCACCGATCACCAGGTCGGCGCTGGGGATGAGCCGCTCCAGGCGACCGACGCTGCTGACCAGGCTCACCATCCGCCCTTGGCGCGCCGGCTCCAGTTGCCGTAGCCGCTCGGGGGAGAGATCCAGCAGCAGGACCTCCGCATCCATGGCTGCTGCGACTCGGGCCGCATTCCAGCCGACACTTCCTGCGCCAAGGACCACTACTCGGGCGGGACGAACACCGGTGCAGCCGCCCATTAAGACCCCACGGCCGCCATGGGGTTTCTCCAGCAGGTGGGCGCCGACCTGGGCCGCGAGCCGACCGGCTATTTCACTCATCGGCGCCAGCAGGGGCAGGCTGCCGTCGGAGAGCTGAACGGTCTCGTAGGCGATGGCCGTGGTGCCGGCCTCGATCAGGGCTTGCCCGACAGCGGGGTAGGCGGCGAGGTGCAGGTAGGTGAGGAGCACCTGATCGGCGCGGAGGAAGGGAAATTCCTCTTCCTGGGGTTCCTTGACCTTGACCACGAGGTGGGCGCCCCAGGCGTCCTCGCGGCTGACCAGTTCCGCACCGGCGGCGATATAGGCCGCGTCCTCAATGCCGGCCCCAGCTCCGGCGTCGTGCTCGACCCGGACCGAGAGGCCATGGCTCACCAGCTCGCGAACGGCATCGGGGGTGAGGGCAACCCGCTGCTCATCGGGTTTGACTTCCCGTGGCACCCCGATGCTGGAGATGGGTGCGATGGAGCCGGCCATGGAGCGGTCGCAGGCTTGCGGTGACCTCAGCTTGGCGAGAAGCGCAGCACTTGGCCATGCCTCTCAACGTCCACCCTTTTGACGCAGTGGTGAATGCCATAGCTCACATAGACGTAAAAACGTCCTGGCTCACCAAAGAGCGTTTCGTTGCTGGGGGAGCGGCGGCGGTAGCCGTGGCAGGCGGGGTCGTCCTGGGAATACGCCTCCGTTTCCACCACCACACCCCAGAGCAGGGTGTCGCCTGTTTGGCGTTTCACCAACTTGCAGCCAATCAGTTCAGGAGCAACGACCTCCGCTGGACGGCAGAAGAAGGCGTGGGGCAGGGTTTGGGAGAGCGTGGTGGCTATGGAAGTGGCTGCTTCTCTTCTTTCATTTTTCTGCCACCCAGCGAAGTGCTCTAAGCCCAGTGGCAATGGGGGATTTCCTGGCGAAACTCCCGCCAGAAGTTGAGCGCGAGCGCAATGCAATAGTCCATACGCCTGAGCCTCTCCCTCACTGGTGCAGCTGCTTTGGCACTGGCCTCAATGCCTCAGGTGAGCGCAAAGCCTGCTCAGGTGGCGCAAGGGAGCGCGGAAGACCTTGGAGTGATGAGCATCCGCCTCAAGGATGTGGTGAAACCGCAGGTTGGAGTTCAAGGTCAAACCCAAGCGGCTGGCACCCCGAATGAGGCAGGCATTGGCGGCTTTATGCCGCTGGTGGTGGGAGAGAACAGCGTGTTCTTTGCTGATGTGCTGGCGAATGCGAACTTCGCGGACTGGGGCAACAGCAGCAGCATCGTTAATGCCAAGGTGGCTGGTACCACCATCAGCACGTCATCCAGGCTTGGGTATCGCTGGCTGAATGGTGATCGCAGTTGGATGTTTGGCGTCAACGGTGGGTATGACACCCGACCGATGGCAACGGGTGATGCCGATACGGGTGTTGCGGTCTCTGGTCAGCGGACAGTCTTTTTCCAGCAGGCAGCGTTTGGCTTGGAGGCAGTGAATGATGACTGGAGCTTCAATGCCTATGGATTGATCCCAACTGGAACAACGGAATACAGGTTGAATAGTGCTTACAACGGAGGAGCACTAGATACGTATGGGTTTGATGCGGGCTACAGCATCACGCCAGAGTGGAAGCTGAGCGTTGGCTATTACTACCAGAATGGCGACCTCAATACAGCTGATGGCTCAGGCGTGCTGGGGCGACTGGCTTACAGCATCAATGAGGGAGTAACGGTTGGCACCAATCTGTCTTATGACAGCGCGTTTAAGTCACGCTTCTCTGCTGATATTAAGTGGCGTTTTAATACAGCAGGAATTTCACAAAGTGAGAAGCAGAAGAAGGCGTGGGAGAAGCCTACGATCAAGGCATTAACTGAGACCGCGAAGAATAGGGATGTGCGGGTGAACGACTGTGAGAGCGGTGAATGGTTGGCTCCAAATTTTTTCGCTTGTTGGGATTAGAGTAAATTTTTCTAGCTCAATACTCTTTGGTGAGCGCTGTAACGTGCCGCTGAAAGGATAGAGCCTAACCACCCAAAGCCCTTGCTAGCGCAGGGACTTTTTATTTCTTTAATCACTTGCTAATCACGCCTAAATGCCATCCAATACCTGGTACCTATATCGTGCCAGCATTTCTTCCATTGATGATTTCTATATTAACTAATTCCACTTTAAATATTTAGGCAAAGTAAGCTCAGCCTCTGCATTCAAGATCTCTAATGATATGCTTATCTCCTCAATTTATTCACCGTAGCAATAGCCGTAAATCACCATCACGGATGCCATTGGCTCGTCTAAATCTCACCGCCACCTGATGCCAGTCTTCTGGAATTTGATTGAGCCGCAAATCAAATGCAAACGGTAGTTGCTGCTGCCCTGGCGATACATGCTTTCAATTTCATGTGTTTATGACTATTGTTGCAGTCGTCCGTTTAGCATGATTTTGCAATAGGGGGTCGCGCCTGTTGGAGTGTGTTTCTGATTTTGTCAAGCGCTTTAAGCGAAGTCCACTTGTTGTTTGCAGTGAGCTTGATGGTCAAACTGCTCTATTTCAAAGCAGTACTTGTGACTACTTAGTGCTTAATGAAACCGGCTCTGCGATCTGGGATGCATTGCATTCGCCTATGACGCTCGAGCAGATTTGTGAAAAACTCTTGGCGGAATATGAAGTCACTCCTGAGCAGTGCCGGATGAGCGTAGAGGAGTGGCTTTCTATCGCGATCGCAAAAGAAATTATTGCTAGCGTTTGGTGATCTAGCGGCAATTATTATTACTAGAGGCGCAGATAAGGCCTAGAAGTTGAATGTCGTTCTTAG is a genomic window of Synechococcus sp. A10-1-5-1 containing:
- the ald gene encoding alanine dehydrogenase, encoding MAGSIAPISSIGVPREVKPDEQRVALTPDAVRELVSHGLSVRVEHDAGAGAGIEDAAYIAAGAELVSREDAWGAHLVVKVKEPQEEEFPFLRADQVLLTYLHLAAYPAVGQALIEAGTTAIAYETVQLSDGSLPLLAPMSEIAGRLAAQVGAHLLEKPHGGRGVLMGGCTGVRPARVVVLGAGSVGWNAARVAAAMDAEVLLLDLSPERLRQLEPARQGRMVSLVSSVGRLERLIPSADLVIGAVLRPGDRAPTLVSEELVQRMQPGSVIVDVAIDQGGCIATSRETTHTDPVVTIHGVQHYAVGNMPGAVPYTSTEALVSVTLPYILAIAGRGLIEAVTDRPELVSGLNTVGGSVCHPGVAKALGVGNRHPMACLN
- a CDS encoding carbamoyl-phosphate synthase L chain, coding for MPQVSAKPAQVAQGSAEDLGVMSIRLKDVVKPQVGVQGQTQAAGTPNEAGIGGFMPLVVGENSVFFADVLANANFADWGNSSSIVNAKVAGTTISTSSRLGYRWLNGDRSWMFGVNGGYDTRPMATGDADTGVAVSGQRTVFFQQAAFGLEAVNDDWSFNAYGLIPTGTTEYRLNSAYNGGALDTYGFDAGYSITPEWKLSVGYYYQNGDLNTADGSGVLGRLAYSINEGVTVGTNLSYDSAFKSRFSADIKWRFNTAGISQSEKQKKAWEKPTIKALTETAKNRDVRVNDCESGEWLAPNFFACWD
- a CDS encoding PqqD family protein → MECVSDFVKRFKRSPLVVCSELDGQTALFQSSTCDYLVLNETGSAIWDALHSPMTLEQICEKLLAEYEVTPEQCRMSVEEWLSIAIAKEIIASVW